A single window of Rana temporaria chromosome 1, aRanTem1.1, whole genome shotgun sequence DNA harbors:
- the LOC120924306 gene encoding extracellular superoxide dismutase [Cu-Zn]-like: MHFVFSLVFLPLVYTYYGGQPGARQRSEAEILKDIHEKVDDLWNVYGSKYPLLNNADTVIYATCNLQPNPLLNATEPKITGKVLFKQTYPQGKLEAYFDIQGFPQSESTRAIHIHTFGDFSNGCNSAGGHYNPYSVNHPHHLGDFENVNVRNGEIKQHLSNLKPSLFGPVSVMGRSVVVHKLIDDLGKGNNTASLENGNAGARLACCVIGYTDDASWNKLMPESDGK, from the coding sequence ATGCACTTCGTATTTTCCTTGGTCTTTCTTCCATTGGTTTATACATACTATGGTGGCCAACCAGGGGCAAGGCAAAGAAGTGAGGCTGAAATATTAAAAGACATACATGAAAAAGTAGATGATTTATGGAATGTATATGGTAGCAAATATCCCCTTCTAAATAATGCCGACACGGTGATTTATGCTACCTGTAATCTGCAACCAAATCCTCTACTGAATGCGACTGAGCCTAAAATCACTGGAAAAGTGCTGTTTAAGCAGACCTACCCACAAGGGAAACTGGAGGCCTACTTTGATATACAAGGATTTCCTCAGAGTGAATCTACAAGAGCCATTCACATCCACACCTTTGGTGACTTTAGTAACGGCTGTAACTCTGCTGGCGGACACTACAATCCATATTCTGTAAATCATCCCCATCATCTTGGAGATTTTGAAAATGTCAATGTCCGGAATGGAGAGATCAAGCAACACCTCTCTAATCTTAAACCTAGCCTCTTTGGCCCAGTCTCTGTTATGGGTAGATCGGTTGTTGTACACAAACTTATTGATGACCTTGGCAAAGGCAATAACACGGCCAGTCTGGAAAATGGAAACGCTGGAGCACGTCTAGCTTGTTGTGTGATTGGGTACACCGATGATGCCAGCTGGAATAAATTGATGCCAGAGTCTGATGGTAAATAG